The following proteins are co-located in the Caldisericum sp. genome:
- a CDS encoding glycosyltransferase, with product MLAVGIAYLKKRRPFIIYSCHNVTRYLDSFPSYKRSLAKFFTWLSLRLSDAIIAVSSGVAKDFSQRFHVSLNKMKVIYNPFLLEEIIEKSKQETECPCFISNIPVILGVGRLNKQKDFPTLLKAFALVRKEIDSRLVILGEGEERKNLEQLAKELGIDESLWMPGFVDNPYKYMRKASVFVLSSIYEGLPTVLIEALALGCPVVSTDCPSGPSEILENGRYGKLVPVGDIEALASAILETIKMPLPKEFLQKRAKDFSLNNAVIKYLDLIESLKRDT from the coding sequence ATGCTTGCAGTTGGCATTGCTTATCTAAAGAAGCGCCGTCCTTTTATAATATATTCGTGCCACAATGTAACGAGGTATCTTGATTCTTTTCCCAGTTATAAACGCTCACTTGCTAAATTTTTTACCTGGCTTAGTCTTCGTCTATCTGATGCTATTATTGCTGTATCAAGTGGCGTTGCAAAAGATTTCAGCCAAAGATTTCACGTATCATTGAACAAAATGAAAGTAATTTACAACCCTTTTTTGTTGGAAGAAATAATTGAGAAAAGTAAACAAGAGACAGAATGTCCCTGCTTTATCTCTAATATTCCTGTTATTTTGGGAGTAGGGCGTCTTAATAAGCAAAAAGATTTTCCAACTCTTCTTAAGGCATTTGCACTTGTAAGAAAGGAAATTGATTCACGGCTTGTAATTTTGGGTGAGGGAGAAGAAAGGAAAAATTTAGAACAACTTGCAAAAGAGCTTGGTATAGATGAATCCCTGTGGATGCCTGGATTTGTAGATAACCCATATAAATATATGAGAAAAGCATCGGTATTTGTTCTCTCTTCAATATACGAAGGTCTGCCGACGGTTTTGATTGAGGCGCTTGCTTTAGGCTGTCCTGTTGTTTCGACTGATTGCCCTTCGGGTCCTTCAGAAATTCTTGAGAACGGGAGATACGGCAAGTTAGTTCCTGTAGGTGACATAGAAGCCCTTGCCTCAGCCATTTTAGAAACAATTAAAATGCCTTTACCAAAGGAATTTTTGCAAAAAAGAGCAAAAGACTTTTCCCTTAACAACGCAGTAATAAAATATCTTGATTTAATTGAAAGCCTGAAGAGAGATACATAA